The sequence below is a genomic window from Bradyrhizobium septentrionale.
GCGCCGCCACCGGTGGCTGCAGCGCCGATCGCCGAAGCCCCGATCGTGCCGCCGCCTCTGCCGCCAGCCGTCGAGGCCGCCGCCGAACCTGCAAGAGAGATATCGCTTGGCTCGACCATCATCGCCAGCGGCCTCCTGAAAAGGCCGAGCGTCGCGGCCAACGATCCGCTCGCGCCAATCCGCCGCATGAGCCAGGCCGAGAGGATCGCGTTCTTTTCGTAGGCGCGACCCGATGCCCGACGAAACCGACACGATCACTCTTTGGCGCCCCGTGGGGCCCCAGGAGCTCGCGCTGATCGAACAGAGCGGCATGCGTACCTTTCCGCCGCGGCTTCCCGATCAACCGATCTTCTATCCGGTCCTGACGGAAGAATATGCCGCAAGGATCGCGCGCGACTGGAACGTGTCTGCAAGCGGCGCTGGATTCGTCACACGGTTTCGGGTCAAGCGCAGCTTCATCGATCGCTATGATGTGCAGGAGGCCGGCGGCCGCGCGCATCTCGAATACTGGATCCCGGCGGAGGACCTGTCGGAGTTTAATGCTGCAATCGTCGGGCCGATCGAAGTCATCAGCAGCTTCCCTTGAGGCGGTTCGTCTCCCATTGACCACTCGCGCCGCATGACTCAACTCACGTACCGCGGCCGCATCTGCGCCTAGTCTAGCCTCCCTGCGACCGGTCTCGCACCGGGATCAGCTCGGGAGCGCGCCATGGTCCGCCTGAAATCCATGTTGATATCGGCCGCATTGCTTGGCCTGTTGAGCCTCGGTGCGCCCGGCGCGGCATTTGCCGAGACCAGCACCATCACCGTCGGCAATGCAGCGCAGACGACGGCACGACCACTTCCGCTCCGAGCGGCAAAGCACGCGGGTGAACCGACAAGGGTTTGGCGGACACACAGCCTTCCACTCAAATCCGTCGACTCGCATTTCGGCGGAATGGGCGGCGGCCATTATCCCGGCTTCCGGCACTGATCTGACGCCCCGCATAACGAAACGGGGGCAGAGCGATCACCGCCCTGCCCCGCTGCTTCTCAAAATGTCGGCGTCAAGCGACCAGCTTCGCGAACAGGTCGGCGTCGACATTGCCGCCCGAGAGCACGATGACGACGTTCTTGTCTTTGACGTCGATCCGCCCGGCCAGCAGCGCAGCAAGTCCGACCGCGCCGCCGGGCTCAACCACGAGCTTCAGCTCGCGATAGGCAAAGGCGACGGCGGCGCCGACCTCGTCGTCGGAGACGCTGACGCCATTTGCGAGCAGCTTGCTGTTGATGGCGAAGGTCAGCTCGCCCGGCATCATCGCCATCAGCGCATCGCAGATGGTGCGCGCCGCAACCGGATGCGCCTCGCGATGGCCGACCTTGAGCGACAGCGCGTGGTCATCGTAACCGGCGGGTTCGGCGACGATCACCTGGGACTGCGGGAATTTCGCCTTCACCGCGGTGGCAACGCCGGCAATCAAGCCGCCGCCCGAGGCCGGCGCGACCACGATGTCCGGCACGAGCCCGCGCGCGGCCATGTCCTCGGCGATCTCGCGGCCGGCGGTGCCCTGGCCCGCGATCACGAAGGGATCGTCATAGGGGCGCACCAGGGTCGCGCCGCGCTTGCTGGCGATGCCGTTGGCGATCGCTTCGCGGTCGTCGCGATCGCGGTCGTAGAGCACGACCTCGGCGCCATAGGACTTGGTCCGCTCGCGCTTGGTGAGCGGCGAGTCCGCAGGCATCACGATGGTCGCCTGCATGTTGAGGATCTTGGCCGCCGCGGCGACACCCTGGGCATGGTTGCCCGAGGAGAAGGCGACGACGCCGCCGCTGCGCCTGTCCTGCGGAATCGAGGCGAGCTTGTTGAAGGCGCCGCGGAACTTGAACGATCCGGTCCGCTGCAGCATTTCGGGCTTGAGGAAGACCTGGCTGCCGACGCGTTCGTTGAGAACGGGGAAGGTCAGGAGCGGCGTGCGCACCGCGAACGGCGCGACCACCCTGGCGGCGGCATCGATGTCCGCGGCAGCGACGGGTGGATTGAGAGTGGTGTCCGTCATCCACGATTTGTATCGCGGCGGCAGGCTGGCGGGCAAGACGCTTTATAGCGTTTTCGAGCGAAGTGGGTACCGGTTCGCGTGAAGAAAGCGCGTCAAAAAAAGACGCGTGAGTTGGCTAGCTTGAGGTGGGATGGGGGGCCGGCAGGGCCGCGAAATGGTGCTCTTCGGCGCCGAATTCGAGCGCTTCCCCCTCGCCGTCGGGTGCCGCGGGGCGGACGTTCATGCAGCGGTCGATGAACACCCGGGCCGACGCCTGCCAGGTATGGAGCGCGGCAAAATCGACGCAAGCCTGGCGCGAGATGCCGAGCGCCTCCAGGCAGGCGTGGTGCAGATCGTCGTCGAGCACGCCAACCGGCGCCGCGCCGATCACGTCGCGGGGACCGGTGACCGGAAAAGCGGCAACCGGCAGGCCGCTCGCCAGCGCCTCAAGCAGCACCAGGCCGAACGTGTCGGTCCGGCTCGGGAACACGAACACATCGGCGGCGGCGTAAATCTCCGCCAGTTCCTCGCCATGGCGGGCGCCGAGGAAGACGGCGTCCGGATATTTTCGCTCCAGCGTCGCCCGCGCGGGGCCGTCGCCAACCACGATCTTGGTACCGGGCAGATCGAGATCGAGGAACGCCTCGAGGTTCTTCTCCACCGCCACCCGCCCGACGCTGAGGTAAACCGGCTGCGGCAGGCAGAGATCGACGTCGCGCGGATGGAACAGCGCGGTATCGACGCCGCGCGACCACAGCACCACGTTGCGGAAGCCGCGCTGGCGCAGCTCGGCCGCCAGTGCCGGCGTCGCCGCCATCACCGCCCGGCTCGGCCTGTGGAACCAGCGCAGCGCACGCCACACCCAGGCTTCGGGGACAGGCGTCCGTGCCGAGACGTATTCCGGGAAGCGGGTGTGGAAGCTGGTCGTGAACGGCAGGCCGCGCTTGCGGCAATAGCGGCGAACCGCACACCCGATAGGGCCTTCGGTCGCGATGTGGATGCTGTCGGGCCTTGCCGCCTCGATCAGGCTGGCGACCTTGGCCTGGTACGGCAGCGCCAACCTCAGATCGCGATAGCTCGGCATCGCGAAGGTGCGGAACTCGTCCGGCGTCAGGAAGCTTACCTCGACGCCGAGCGATTTCGCCGCCTGCGCCATCATGGTCAGCGTGCGGACAACCCCGTTGACCTGGGGATGCCACGCATCGGTCGCGACCAGGATATGCGTCATGCAGCGCGTGCCGTCACTCGCGGAACCGGCGCAATCCGGCGCACCGGATCGGTCCAGGTGATGATCTCGAAGCTGCCGTCCTCATGCTCGGCGAGCGCGGTGCAGCTCTCCACCCAGTCGCCGCAATTCATGTAGCGGATGCCCTGCTCGTCATGAATCGTCGCGTAGTGGATATGGCCGCAGATCACGCCGTCGCAGCCATGGCGCCGCGCCTCGCCCGCAAGCGTCGCCTCGAACGCGCCGATATAGTTCACCGCCTTCTTGACCTTCAGCTTGGCCCATTGCGACAGCGACCAATACGGCACGCCGAACATCTTGCGGAAGAAGTTGACGAAGCGATTCATCTGGATCGCGAAGTCGTAGGCCTTGTCGCCGAGATGGGCGAGCCAGCGCGCGTTCTGCACCACGAGATCGAAGATGTCGCCGTGGATCACGAGGTAGCGCTTGCCGTCGGCGCCGGTGTGAACGGTGTTCTCCACCACATCGATGCCGCCGAAATGCGTGCCGTAATATTTGCGCAGGAACTCGTCGTGGTTGCCCGGGACGTAGATCACCTTGGCGCCCTTGCGCGCCTTGCGCAGCATCTTCTGCACGAAATCGTTGTGGGTCTGCGGCCAGTGCCAGTTCGACTTCAGCGCCCAGCCGTCGACGATATCACCAACGAGGTAGATCGTGTCGGCATCGTGGGAGCGGAGGAAGTCCAGCAGGCGGTCGGCTTGCGAACCGCGGGCTCCGAGATGAACATCGGAGATAAACAAAGTGCGAAAGTGCCGCTCGGGACTTTCTTCACTTAAGGAGTCACTTCCCATGCCTGTGCACCTAACAGATTCCTGTGACAAGGCGATGACGACCCCCGTGACCCAAGGCCTCACTAACAGTTAACGAGAATCAGCAGCACGCCCCTTCCCTGCGGATAACAGGGGCGTGCGACAATCTGGCGACATGGACGATCGCGGCTGTGCAGAACAGGCGGTGTGTTGCGCGCATATCGCGGCGGAACAAGGCGCGCAGAGGACTGCGTAACCCGGATGGAGCGAAGCGCAATCCGGGCTACAAGATTGATCCGCGCTACGCCGGCTCAGTAATATTTGTGGAAGTGATGCACCGGCCCGTGGCCGTGGCCGACGGCGAAGCGATCGGCAGCGGCAATCGCGTCAGTGATCCAGGCCTTGGCGTTGCGCACCGCGGCCTCCATCGCCTCGCCCTTCGCGAGCCCCGCTGCGATCGCCGACGACAGCGAGCAGCCGGTGCCATGCGTGTTTGATGTGGCGATACGCGGCGCTGCCAGCGCGATGCTGCGCTTGCCATCGATCAGATAGTCGATGCTCTCGGCACCGTGCCCGTGACCACCCTTGACCAGCACCGCGCGGCATCCCATCGCCAGCAATTGCCTGCCCTGCCGTGCGACGTCGGCCTCGCTGGAAGCGACCGGCTGGTTCAGCAACGCCGCCGCTTCCGGCAGGTTCGGCGTGACCAGCGATGCCAGCGGAAACAGCATGGCCTTCAGCGCGTCGGCGGCCTCGGCCGCGAGCAGCCGATCGCCCGAGGTCGCAACCATCACCGGATCGAGCACGATGTGGCGCGGCGCCCAGCGCTTCAGCCCGTCGGCGATCGCAGCGATCGTCTCGGCCTGCGCCACCATGCCGATCTTGACCGCGCCGACGTCGAGGTCGGAGAACACCGCATCGATCTGGGCCGTGACGAACGCCGCGGGCACCGGATGGATGCCGCTGACACCCCTCGTGTTCTGCGCGGTCAGCGCCGTGATCGCCGAGGCCCCGAACACCCCGAGCGCGGCAAAGCTCTTGAGGTCGGCCTGGATGCCCGCCCCGCCCGAGGAATCCGAGCCGGCAATCGTGAGCGCGACCGGCGTCATCTTGCGGCACCGGCGATTGATACGAATGAGACCATTGCGATCAAGACCATGGCCTGTCCTAGCCCGGCCGCCCATCGGCAGCAAGTTCGCCTGACTTTACCGCGAGTTGGCCTTGAGTTGTCCTTGCCTTGACCTCTTGCCTTGGCGGCCCGTTTTTGGCCTATAGTCGCGGAAATCCCCGGAGACGACTTTGATGGTTCCTTTCTTCGTCCAGATCAAATGCAAGCTCGGCCAGTCCTACACCGTCGCCAACGCGCTGGCGGAGGCCGAGATTGCGTCCGAGATCTACTCCACCGCGGGCAATTACGATCTGCTGGTCAAGTTCTACGTCGACCACGACACCGACATCGGCCATTTCATCAACGAGAAGGTTCAGGTGATCCCGGGCATCCAGGACACCCTCACCATCATCACCTTCAAGGCGTTCGGCGCGAAGTAGACTCCGAATCCGCTTTCGTCATGGCCGGTCAGAAGCGCGAAGCGGGTCCTCGCACCAGGTGTCCCGGGCATGACCAAGCCAGGTGAAGGCGCCTGACGACATGGATCACGCTCTGAGCGAACCTCTCAGGAATCCTTCGCGGGCTTCTTCACCGGCTTCGGCGGTCCCTCGACCGGCGGCAGCGACTTGATGTATTCGGCGATCGCGTCGCGATCGTTCGGCGAGAGCTGCGAGGTGTTGCGGATCACGCGCACCATCGATCCGCCGGCGCTATCGCCGTCCGGCGTCTGCCCGCTCTCGAGGAAATAGGCGACATCCTTCGCGCTCCAGTCCGACAGCCCCCTCGGCGTGATGTTGGGGACCCAGCCCTCGCCCTCCGGGTTCGGGCCGCCGGCGAAGCGCTGCGCGCTGATGATGCCGCCGAGGAAATTCCGCGGGCTGTGGCACTCGGCGCAATGGCCAAAGCTGTTGACGAGATAGGCGCCGCGATACCACTGCGCCGAGCGGCTGGGGTCCGCGATGAACGGCTGGCCGTTCATGAACAGGAATTTCCAGACGCCGACATTGCGCCTGATGTTGAAAGGAAACGGCAAGTCGTGATCGCGCACCTTGCCGACGACCGGCGGCAGGGTCTTCAGATAGGCAAACAGGTCACGCACGTCATTGAGCTTGGCGTGCTGATAGGACGTGTAGGGAAACGCCGGGAAATAGTGCGTCCCCGACGGCGAGGTGCCCTTCATGACCGCGGTGACGAAATCCGCCTCGCTCCAGCGGCCGATGCCGTCGTTCGGATCGGGCGAGATGTTCGGCGCATAGAAGGTGCCGAACGGCGACGGTATCGCAAGGCCGCCACCGAGCCTGGTGCGGTCGTCCTGCTTCGGCACGGCGTGGCAGGAGGAACATCCCCCCGCATTGAACGTTGTGAGGCCGTTGGCGAGGTTGGGCTGGTAGGCGGGCAGCGCGCTTGCGGCAACGGTCGCGGGGATCGTCAGCCACCAGAACACACCGAAGCCGATTAAGCCGGCCAGGATGGCCAGGAGAAGAATTCGTCGCAGCATTCACCGATCCGTCATTGGTCGCTTCATCGTCTCAACCAGTATGATGGCAACCCGTCGCACAAGCTCGCATCAAATTTGCCGCAGGCACGATCAATTTGGGAATAAATCCGAAAAGCCGCTGTTTGAAGACTGCAACCATCGTGTGACGTCAAAGGGGAGAGAACCCATGTCCAACAAGACCTTGCTTGCCGCGCTGACGCTCGGCGCCGCCATCGCCCTCACCGGCCCGGCCTTTGCCGAAAAGCTGACAGCGAAGCTGGACGGCAAGGCGGAAGTGCCGGCAACCACCACTGCCGGCACCGGCACCGCCGATATCGACTACGACGCCGCGAGCAAGAAGCTCAGCTGGAAGCTGACCTATTCCGGTCTCTCGGGCCCCGCCACTGCCGCGCACTTCCACGGCCCCGCCGAGGCCGGCAAGAATGCCGGCGTCGCGGTCGCGATCCCGAACGCGACGTCGAGCCCGGTCGAAGGCAGCGCAACGCTGACCGACGCGCAGGCCGCCGATCTCCTCGCCGGCAAGTACTATGTCAACGTCCACACCGCGGCCAACCCGGGTGGCGAGATCCGCGGCCAGGTCACGAAGTAGATCCAACAAGAAACGGCCGACACAAAGAAGGGCGGACGCTTAGCGGCGTCCGCCCTTTTTCATTGACCAAAAGGCGCTCAGCCCTTTTTGATGCGGTATGTCTCGTGACAGCCGCCACATTGCTTGCCGATCAGGCCCAGTTCGGCCTTCAGGGTATCAACATCCTTGATCTTGCCCTTGGCATCGGCGACCGCCTTGGCAAAGCTCGCAGCCTGCTGCGCAAAACCGGCCTTGTCTTCCCAGATTTTCGGCGAAGGGGTGTAATCCCCATCCAGCTTGACGCCTTTCATGCTCTCGGGGAACAGCGTCGGAAGCTGCTTGGCGGTGTCCTCGAACTGGGCCAGCGCGGCATTGACGGTCGCCTGGTCGTAGGGCTTCTCGCCCTTGAGTATCGCCGCCAGCGCGCCCGCATTCTTGCCGTTATCCTTCATCATCCCTTGGGTCTTCTTGACCTGGTCCTGTTGCGCAACGACCGCACCCGCACTCAACGCAAGCATCGCGGCAACGATAACAATCCGCTTCATCGGCAAAACCCCTCAATCCTGCTCTGTCCCGGTCCGCGGTGTGCGGCCGGCCTGGTTTGCAAACACCGCAGGCGGAATCCTCATTCCGCCTGCGACAATTCATCAGAGATTATGCCGGCGCTGCGCCTCGCGGATCGCGACCCAGACCCGCTCCGGCGTGGCCGGCATGTCGATGTGGTCGATTCCGTATTCGCGATGCAGGCCCTCGACGATCGCGTTGACGACCGCCGGGCACGAGCCGATCGCACCGGCCTCGCCTGCGCCCTTCACGCCGAGCGGGTTGGTCGTGCAGGGCACGTTATGGGTCTCGAACACGAAGGACGGACCGTCGGAGGCGCGCGGCAGCGCATAATCCATGAACGTGCCGGTAACGAGCTGACCGTCGGCCGGGCTGTAGACCGCCTGCTCCATCAGCGCCTGCCCGATGCCCTGCATCGCGCCGCCATGAACCTGGCCCGCAAGCATCAGCGGATTGAGCGTGACGCCGAAATCGTCGACGATGACGTAGCTGACGATCTTGATGATGCCGGTGGCCGGATCGATCTCGACCTCGGCGAGATGCGTGCCGTTCGGATAGGTGCCGTCGGCGCTGGCAAACGTCGCGCTGGCGTTCATCTTCGAGGTATCGCCGCCGGGACGTTTGGCGAGATCGGCAAAGCTGACCGAGCGGTCGGTGCCGGCGATGCGGATGCGGCCATCGGCAATCTCGAGGTCGCCGGTGCCGGCTTCCAGCGCCTGCGCCGCGAGCTCCTTCAGCTTGTTGCCGAGGTCGTGCGTCGCCCGCTGCACGCTGACGCCGCCCGACGGGATCGATGCCGAGCCGCCGGTGCCCAGCCCGGTCGCGATCTTGTCGGTGTCGCCCTGCAGCACGTGGACGCGCTCGGGCGGCACGCCGAACTGCTCGGCGACGATCTGCGCATAGGCGGTCTGGTGACCCTGCCCGCTCGACTGCGTGCCGATCAGGATCGAGATATCGCCATTGGCATCGAGCGCCACATTGGCGGTCTCCTCGCCCATGGTGCCGCAGACCTCGACATAGCTCGCCATGCCGATGCCGCGCACCAGGCCGTCCTTCTTCGCCGCCTTGGCGCGTTTCGAAAACTCCTTCCAGTTGGCAATCTCCATCGCGCGCTTCATGTGCGCGACGAAGTCGCCGGAGTCGTAGACCTTGCCGGTCGCGGTCGTGTAGGGCAGCGACTTCGGCGGAATGAAATTCTTCCGCCTGATGGCATCGGGCGTCATGCCGAGTTTTCGCGCGGCCGCATCGACCAGCCGCTCGATGACGTAGGCGGCTTCCGGGCGGCCGGCGCCGCGATAGGCATCGACCGGCACCGTGTTGGTGAACACGGTGCGGACCCGGCAGTGGAAGGCCTGAATGTCATAGAGGCCCGGCAGCATGCCGGCACCGCCATGCGGGATATAGGGCGCAAAGGTCGAGAGATACGCGCCCATGTCGCCCATCAGGTCGACATCCATGCCGAGGAATTTGCCGTCCTCGGCGAGCGCCATCTTCGCGGTGGTGAGATTGTCGCGGCCCTGCGCGTCGCCCATGAAATGGTCGGAGCGCTCGGCGGTCCATTTGATGGTCTTCTTGAGCTTGCGGGCGGCGACCGAGATCAGTGCATATTCGCGATAGGGAAACAGTTTGGTGCCGAAGCCGCCGCCGACATCGGGGCAGATCACCCGCATGTTTTCCTTCGGCATCTTCAGGATCATGTCGCAGAGGATCTCGCGCAGGCGATGGCTGCCCTGGCTGCCGATCGTCAGCGTCAGATGATCCTTCCTGGCGTCGTATTCGGCGACCGCCGCGCGCGTCTCCATGAAATTGGTGATGACGCGCGGATTGACGATGGTGATCTCGGCCACCGCATGCGCCTTGGCGGAAGCATCTTCCGCGGCCTTCTTGTCGCCGATCGAGACGTCGAACAGCACATTGCCGGGCTTGTCCGGCCACACCTGCGGCGCGCCCTTCTTCACCGCGTTGACGAGGCCAGCCACGGCCGGCAGCGGCGTCCATTTGACGTCGATCGCCTCGATCGCGTCACGGGCATGATCGACGGTATCGGCGACCACGAAGGCTATGGCGTCGCCGACATGGCGCACTTCGTCCTTCGCCAGGATCGGATAAGGCGGCGCGGTGAACGGATCGGTTTCGAGATTGAACAGGCATGGCAGGCCGCCGAGATCGGCGACATCGGCCGCGGTCAGGATCAGCGCCACGCCGGGCATGCCGCGGGCCTTGCCGGCATCGATCGTGTAAGTCGCGTGCGCATGCGGCGAGCGCAGCATCAGCGCATGCAATGCGGGAGACGGGGCGACGTCGTCGGTGTAGCGGCCCTTGCCGCGAATCAGAGCGTCATCCTCCTTGCGCCGCACACTTTGTCCGACGCCGAACTTGATGGGAGCTGCCATCGTCTCTCCAATTGCCTTGGTTGTTTGCATACATATTGGCGTGGATGTCAGCGAAGCGCAAACCGCTTTCCGCCGCACGAAGCGCGATCACACAACCGGCACCTATGCATTTGATTTGACAACGCAAAACCAGAGCGTTTTGGAGCGAAGCGGGATACCGGGCCTCTCCACCGGAACGAGGCGCCAAACCATGAGCTGCAGAATCTCACGCAACGGGCCGTGCGAAAACTTCTGATGATAGAGAATCCGACCCGACGGATTTGCCGGAGCAGCGGGGATAGAGACGACTGCCAAAGCAACCTGAACTTAACCGCGACACCGAGAGTTTCATCCAGATCAGGTTCTTCCGCACACTTGGTGCCGGTTGCAGGATTCACAAAAACTACACCAAAGAACCGGAAGAACCCCAGGTTGTGACCGCCGTCTCTGCAAGATTGTCGCGCGATATGCTATGCCGCGTAATTGTAGTTTGGCATTTTGGTTGGGGACCGATGGCCGCTCGCAAATTGTCGCAAGGGCAGGCCCCCACGCGGATCGCGCGTCGGCGTTGGCACGAAGAGCGGTCGTTGCGGTGTGCCATCAGGTTGGCCCGCATGGGCTACTGGGAAGCGGAGAGTCCCGCTGCGACCGATTTCTGGATATCGCCTGAGCTCGCCGCCTTCTACGAATTCGAGACGGCCGACGGCTTCATCCCCATCGCCACGGTGCGCGAGCGCTATTTGCCTGAAAGCCGGAAGGTTCTGGAGGCGCATTACGCGGCCTGCTGGGCGGAGGGGCGGCCCTACGCGGTGCAGACGACGCTCCGCAGTTCCGATGGTCGCCTGCTCGACTGTGTGGTGCATGGCGAGCCGGAATTCGACGCGCACGGTCAGGTCCGGCGCGTGTCCGGCATTGTCCGCGACGTCACGGAGGAGACCTCCGCGCTGCGCCGCCTGGCGGAGAGCGAGCAACGGCTGGCCGATTTCGTCAGCACCGCCTCGGACTGGTGCTGGGAGAGCGACGCCGCCCATCGGATGCTGCCTTATCCCAAGTCGCTCGCCGGCAACGCGGCCTTCCAGACCGTTGCCAGTGGCGGGAGGGCGCGCTGGGATCTGGCTTATGCGCCCGAGGACGCAGAGGCGATGGCGCGGCACCGGGCCGATATGGAGGCCCACCGCCCTTTTCGCGACTTCATCTATACGCTGATCGGCCAGGACGGGTCGCGCGTCAGCATCTGCACCAGCGGCAAGCCCATCTTCGCCGATGACGGCAACTTTCTCGGCTATCGCGGTACGTCCAGCGACATCACCCAGCTTAGGGCGGCCAAGGCGCTGCTCGACCAGCGCACGCGGGCGCTGGAGGAAGCCCACCGGCTCGGCAAGATCGGCACCTGGAGCTACAGGCTGGACATCGGCCGCACGGTCTGGGCGCCCGAGCTCTACCAGCTTCTCGGCTTCGAGCCCGACGCGTTCGAGCCGACCAATGAGAACATGAGGCCCTATTTCCTGGACGGCGACGCCGACCGCTTCCGGGAGGTGCAGAAACGGGTCCTGCGCAGCCGCAGGACCGAGGCCACCGACCTGCGCATGTTGCACGCGGACGGCACGGCCCGCGATCTTGCGGTGATCTGCAAGGCTGAGGTCGCCCACGACAAGGTCATCGGCATCATCGGCACCGTGCAGGACGTCACCGAGCGCAAGGAGGCCGAGCGCCAGCTCGAGCAGCTCGCCTACACCGACCCCTTGACCGGCCTTGCCAATCGCGCGCTGTTCAAGCGCCGGCTCGCCGACTTGATCGAGGGCTGCGCCCTGGAAGGCCGGAGCGGCGCGCTGCTGCTCATCGACCTCGATCGCTTCAAGGAGGTCAACGACTCCCTCGGCCATGCCGCCGGCGACGAATTGCTGATCCGGGTGGCGGCTGTATTGCGGCAGGACCTGGGGCCGCGCGCCTTCATCGCCCGGCTCGGCGGCGACGAATTCGCCGTGCTGGCGGAGGGATGCGGCATGTCCGACGCCGCGCTGACCGGGCTTGCCGATCGGCTCATCGCCAAGCTGTCCGGCCCCGTCGATCTCATCGAGGGCGAGGCCTTTGTCGGCGCCACCATCGGCATCGCCCGCCTGCCGGAGCATGGCGCAGCGGCGGAGAGCGCCGTGCGCAATGCGGACCTGGCGCTGTACATGGCCAAGGAGGCCGGGCGCGGCCGGGCACAACTGTTCGAGCCGGTTCATGCGCAGGCGGTCGATCAAAGGCTCGATCTCGGCCGGCATCTGCGCCGCGCCGTGGAGGCCGGCGCCCTCGAGGCCCATTACCAGCCGCAGGTGGACCTGAGGACCGGCCGCGTCACCGGCTTCGAAGCGCTGCTGCGCTGGACCCATCCCGAGCGCGGGCCGATCTCGCCGGCGGAGTTCATCCCCATCGCCGAAAGCTCCGGGCTCATCGTTGATCTCGGCCTGTGGGTGCTGCGCGAGGCCTGCCGGCAGGGCCGCGCCTGGCTGGATGCCGGGCTGCCGCAGCGCTCCGTCTCGGTCAATGTCTCGCCGGCGCAGATCTGGAACGTGGATTTCGAGACGGCAGTCTCGGCCGTGCTGGCGGAGACCGGCTTTCCGGCTGAGCTGCTCTGCCTCGAGCTCACCGAAAGCCTGTTCGTGGATCATACCGAGCAGCGGATCAGTCGCACGCTGACGGCGCTCTCCGGTCTCGGCATCCGGCTGGCGCTGGACGATTTCGGCTCGGGCTATTCCTCGCTCGGCTATCTGACGCGCCTGCCCTTCGACTGGCTGAAGGTGGACCGCGCCTTCGTCGATGGCATTTCCACCGCGCCGGAGAAGCGCAAACTACTCGGCGGCATCATCGCTTTGTCGCACGGGCTGGGCATGAAGGTGGTGGCCGAGGGGGCCGAACTGCCGGCCGAACTGGACGTGCTCGGCGGGCTCGATTGCGACCTGGTGCAGGGCTTCGTCTTCTCCCCGCCCGTCGCCGCCGACAAGGCGCCGCTGGTGGCCGCCAGCATCGAGGGCAAGGCGTGCCGGATACAGCCGAAACGGGTTAGCCTCTAGGCTAAACGCGCCGGAGCGCGAACAGCCAGC
It includes:
- a CDS encoding c-type cytochrome; amino-acid sequence: MLRRILLLAILAGLIGFGVFWWLTIPATVAASALPAYQPNLANGLTTFNAGGCSSCHAVPKQDDRTRLGGGLAIPSPFGTFYAPNISPDPNDGIGRWSEADFVTAVMKGTSPSGTHYFPAFPYTSYQHAKLNDVRDLFAYLKTLPPVVGKVRDHDLPFPFNIRRNVGVWKFLFMNGQPFIADPSRSAQWYRGAYLVNSFGHCAECHSPRNFLGGIISAQRFAGGPNPEGEGWVPNITPRGLSDWSAKDVAYFLESGQTPDGDSAGGSMVRVIRNTSQLSPNDRDAIAEYIKSLPPVEGPPKPVKKPAKDS
- a CDS encoding ADP-ribosylation/crystallin J1, whose product is MPDETDTITLWRPVGPQELALIEQSGMRTFPPRLPDQPIFYPVLTEEYAARIARDWNVSASGAGFVTRFRVKRSFIDRYDVQEAGGRAHLEYWIPAEDLSEFNAAIVGPIEVISSFP
- a CDS encoding Lrp/AsnC ligand binding domain-containing protein codes for the protein MVPFFVQIKCKLGQSYTVANALAEAEIASEIYSTAGNYDLLVKFYVDHDTDIGHFINEKVQVIPGIQDTLTIITFKAFGAK
- a CDS encoding glycosyltransferase family 4 protein; the encoded protein is MTHILVATDAWHPQVNGVVRTLTMMAQAAKSLGVEVSFLTPDEFRTFAMPSYRDLRLALPYQAKVASLIEAARPDSIHIATEGPIGCAVRRYCRKRGLPFTTSFHTRFPEYVSARTPVPEAWVWRALRWFHRPSRAVMAATPALAAELRQRGFRNVVLWSRGVDTALFHPRDVDLCLPQPVYLSVGRVAVEKNLEAFLDLDLPGTKIVVGDGPARATLERKYPDAVFLGARHGEELAEIYAAADVFVFPSRTDTFGLVLLEALASGLPVAAFPVTGPRDVIGAAPVGVLDDDLHHACLEALGISRQACVDFAALHTWQASARVFIDRCMNVRPAAPDGEGEALEFGAEEHHFAALPAPHPTSS
- the thiD gene encoding bifunctional hydroxymethylpyrimidine kinase/phosphomethylpyrimidine kinase gives rise to the protein MTPVALTIAGSDSSGGAGIQADLKSFAALGVFGASAITALTAQNTRGVSGIHPVPAAFVTAQIDAVFSDLDVGAVKIGMVAQAETIAAIADGLKRWAPRHIVLDPVMVATSGDRLLAAEAADALKAMLFPLASLVTPNLPEAAALLNQPVASSEADVARQGRQLLAMGCRAVLVKGGHGHGAESIDYLIDGKRSIALAAPRIATSNTHGTGCSLSSAIAAGLAKGEAMEAAVRNAKAWITDAIAAADRFAVGHGHGPVHHFHKYY
- a CDS encoding UDP-2,3-diacylglucosamine diphosphatase encodes the protein MGSDSLSEESPERHFRTLFISDVHLGARGSQADRLLDFLRSHDADTIYLVGDIVDGWALKSNWHWPQTHNDFVQKMLRKARKGAKVIYVPGNHDEFLRKYYGTHFGGIDVVENTVHTGADGKRYLVIHGDIFDLVVQNARWLAHLGDKAYDFAIQMNRFVNFFRKMFGVPYWSLSQWAKLKVKKAVNYIGAFEATLAGEARRHGCDGVICGHIHYATIHDEQGIRYMNCGDWVESCTALAEHEDGSFEIITWTDPVRRIAPVPRVTARAA
- a CDS encoding c-type cytochrome, which translates into the protein MKRIVIVAAMLALSAGAVVAQQDQVKKTQGMMKDNGKNAGALAAILKGEKPYDQATVNAALAQFEDTAKQLPTLFPESMKGVKLDGDYTPSPKIWEDKAGFAQQAASFAKAVADAKGKIKDVDTLKAELGLIGKQCGGCHETYRIKKG
- a CDS encoding CHRD domain-containing protein, producing MSNKTLLAALTLGAAIALTGPAFAEKLTAKLDGKAEVPATTTAGTGTADIDYDAASKKLSWKLTYSGLSGPATAAHFHGPAEAGKNAGVAVAIPNATSSPVEGSATLTDAQAADLLAGKYYVNVHTAANPGGEIRGQVTK
- a CDS encoding threonine/serine dehydratase → MTDTTLNPPVAAADIDAAARVVAPFAVRTPLLTFPVLNERVGSQVFLKPEMLQRTGSFKFRGAFNKLASIPQDRRSGGVVAFSSGNHAQGVAAAAKILNMQATIVMPADSPLTKRERTKSYGAEVVLYDRDRDDREAIANGIASKRGATLVRPYDDPFVIAGQGTAGREIAEDMAARGLVPDIVVAPASGGGLIAGVATAVKAKFPQSQVIVAEPAGYDDHALSLKVGHREAHPVAARTICDALMAMMPGELTFAINSKLLANGVSVSDDEVGAAVAFAYRELKLVVEPGGAVGLAALLAGRIDVKDKNVVIVLSGGNVDADLFAKLVA